The following coding sequences lie in one Cupriavidus sp. WKF15 genomic window:
- the ampD gene encoding 1,6-anhydro-N-acetylmuramyl-L-alanine amidase AmpD has protein sequence MKAPASASVPASFLPDAEGWVPAARRVPSPNFDDRPEGMPVDLVVLHNISLPPGQFGSGDIEAFFQNRLDPDRHPFFATIHQVQVSAHFLVRRDGELVQFVPCGKRAWHAGLSDFFGRGRCNDFSVGIEIEGADDQPFTAAQYATTATLVKALRTTLPVQAIAGHSDIAPGRKTDPGPHFDWDRFARLADVPQNLLPYRPSHS, from the coding sequence ATGAAGGCCCCGGCTTCCGCCTCTGTCCCCGCCAGCTTCCTTCCGGACGCCGAAGGCTGGGTGCCGGCCGCGCGCCGCGTGCCGTCGCCCAATTTCGATGACCGCCCGGAGGGCATGCCGGTCGACCTGGTGGTGCTGCACAACATCAGCCTGCCGCCGGGCCAGTTCGGCAGCGGCGATATCGAGGCGTTCTTCCAGAACAGGCTCGACCCCGACCGCCACCCGTTCTTCGCCACGATTCACCAGGTGCAGGTCTCCGCCCACTTCCTGGTCCGGCGCGACGGCGAACTCGTGCAGTTCGTGCCTTGCGGCAAGCGCGCATGGCATGCAGGCCTGTCTGACTTCTTCGGCCGCGGCCGCTGCAATGACTTCTCGGTCGGCATCGAGATCGAAGGCGCCGATGACCAGCCATTCACCGCCGCCCAGTACGCCACCACCGCCACGCTGGTAAAGGCCCTGCGCACCACTTTGCCGGTGCAGGCGATTGCCGGACACAGCGACATCGCCCCGGGCCGCAAGACCGACCCCGGGCCGCACTTCGACTGGGACCGTTTCGCGCGTCTCGCCGACGTTCCGCAAAACCTGTTACCCTACCGCCCCTCGCACAGTTAG
- a CDS encoding sigma-54 dependent transcriptional regulator produces MPPRTPGLDPILVIDDEADLRELLDISIRRMGHDVVLAGSLAEAREKLAQRRYSLVLTDMRLGDGLGIEIVRQLSAAPERVPVAVITAYGSADNAVEALKAGAFDYIAKPVSLDQLRSLVMNALGRHQQREDQDQAAADASLAADRAAALLPGHSPAMQEVRRSLSRLARSMAPVVISGESGSGKERAAQAIHATSARAAHPFVAVNCGAIPENLMESEFFGYVKGAFTGADAERGGFFQSANGGTLLLDEVADLPLAMQVKLLRALQERRVRKIGASREDAVDVRVMCASHKDLAAMVSAGLFRQDLYYRLNVLELRMPTLRERAEDIPVLARAILEHLAVRYGDPRPRRLSQAALERLVAYPFPGNVRELENLLERAYAFAESEDIQVADLGPLDANLERAALRAAPSPLTPYTPWAGGWAPMGIMPAEPAPVPMPAQAAAEPEPDAVAVAADLPDAAERACRGVVFPIDLQARLENVEREIILQALSQTGFNRTAAAPLLGLNLRQLRYRIQQLDIREGRDEREEGEGAA; encoded by the coding sequence ATGCCACCCAGAACGCCCGGCCTTGATCCCATCCTCGTGATCGACGACGAGGCAGACCTGCGCGAGCTGCTCGATATTTCCATCCGCCGCATGGGGCATGACGTGGTGCTGGCCGGCTCGCTGGCCGAAGCGCGCGAGAAGCTCGCGCAGCGCCGCTACAGCCTGGTGCTGACCGATATGCGCCTCGGCGACGGCCTGGGCATCGAGATCGTGCGGCAGCTTTCGGCCGCGCCGGAACGCGTGCCCGTGGCAGTCATCACCGCCTACGGCAGTGCCGACAACGCTGTCGAAGCCCTCAAGGCCGGCGCGTTCGACTACATCGCCAAGCCGGTGTCGCTGGACCAGTTGCGCAGCCTGGTGATGAACGCGCTGGGCCGGCACCAGCAGCGCGAAGACCAGGATCAAGCCGCCGCCGACGCAAGCCTGGCGGCCGACCGCGCCGCCGCGCTGCTGCCCGGCCACTCGCCGGCCATGCAGGAGGTGCGGCGCTCGCTCTCGCGCCTGGCGCGCAGCATGGCGCCGGTGGTGATCAGCGGCGAATCGGGCAGCGGCAAGGAGCGCGCCGCACAGGCCATCCACGCCACCAGCGCGCGCGCCGCGCATCCGTTCGTGGCGGTGAACTGCGGCGCCATCCCCGAAAACCTGATGGAGTCCGAGTTCTTCGGCTACGTCAAAGGCGCGTTCACCGGTGCAGACGCCGAGCGCGGCGGCTTCTTCCAGTCCGCCAACGGCGGCACGCTGCTGCTCGACGAGGTGGCCGACCTGCCGCTGGCCATGCAGGTCAAGCTGCTGCGCGCGCTGCAGGAGCGCCGCGTTCGCAAGATCGGCGCCAGCCGCGAAGATGCCGTCGATGTACGCGTGATGTGCGCGAGCCACAAGGACCTTGCCGCCATGGTCTCGGCCGGCCTGTTCCGCCAGGACTTGTACTACCGGCTCAATGTGCTGGAACTGCGCATGCCGACGCTGCGCGAGCGTGCCGAGGATATCCCCGTGCTCGCGCGCGCCATCCTCGAACACCTGGCCGTGCGCTACGGCGACCCGCGTCCGCGCCGCCTGTCGCAGGCCGCGCTGGAGCGGCTGGTGGCCTATCCGTTCCCGGGCAATGTGCGCGAGCTGGAGAACCTGCTCGAACGCGCCTATGCGTTTGCCGAGTCTGAGGACATCCAGGTGGCCGACCTGGGCCCGCTCGACGCCAATCTGGAACGCGCGGCGCTGCGTGCGGCGCCGTCGCCGCTGACCCCGTACACGCCATGGGCCGGCGGCTGGGCGCCGATGGGGATCATGCCCGCCGAGCCCGCGCCGGTCCCCATGCCCGCGCAGGCCGCAGCCGAGCCGGAGCCGGACGCCGTTGCCGTGGCAGCAGACCTGCCCGATGCCGCCGAGCGCGCCTGCCGGGGCGTGGTGTTCCCGATCGACCTGCAGGCCAGGCTCGAAAACGTGGAGCGCGAGATCATCCTGCAGGCGCTGTCGCAGACCGGCTTCAACCGTACGGCCGCGGCGCCGCTGCTGGGCCTGAACCTGCGTCAGCTGCGCTACCGCATCCAGCAGCTCGATATCCGCGAAGGGCGCGACGAGCGCGAGGAAGGGGAGGGCGCGGCATGA
- a CDS encoding histidine kinase dimerization/phospho-acceptor domain-containing protein, producing the protein MITARPTNIARHATWHGFAQLWRQPEPTDFHWRLLRYFCWTRVAVGLLLLAFAMMQRGAVTHGAPLMLPFQLALPAYQSAGMRLAVPYLGIALAMLAGTLWRRRFHLRVRLQVLADLAMLGLIYETLGQNGHADGLAMIFLLPALEAGALTSLLFALFAASVSALVVMAHPFMQTILLRQADAGLLGSGLYGLVFMIAALLMYMLAYRQVAQERLALAREQELRLQQLVNRLMVNDMQDGVMLVRANGMVVAANPAAVVLLGVQPHERAYSRRAREGEGDGEGGQVAIFDLRRIPRLQPLMEMLRDWLRRKDDVPRILQLLPIVSRSAPPGGGTLHTRLRLRFVLPGLAGLRNSISSTSTLPSSLDTAAWNELTPEVATRLRLAIAQQEAMAWSPDDEALLRSEMRDTVLVHIESWERIAEQVQQEKLAAMGRLVASVAHQIRNPLAAISQASELLGDGARVGDGVESDVDARLLRIIHDNVRRLDQVVSDVLQLSRRPRTGRSTAQLAQALPEIVDRWRLEMRSRLPRAGDTCQPGRGEVNPNAVRVTVDVAQPVVFDTSQLQQVLGNLLDNAWRYCSRLPGAIRLLAHALDQHHAELIVWNDGTEIPREHQRSLFEPFFTSNAQGTGLGLFMARELCGANDAQVRYGTIALDDLLERTGLLAAPRDTLPAKAFVLTLRIDTGDAASPDTKIH; encoded by the coding sequence ATGATCACGGCGCGGCCGACGAACATCGCCCGGCACGCCACGTGGCACGGCTTTGCGCAACTGTGGCGCCAGCCCGAGCCGACTGACTTCCACTGGCGCCTGCTGCGCTACTTCTGCTGGACCCGCGTGGCCGTCGGCCTGCTGCTGCTGGCCTTCGCCATGATGCAGCGCGGCGCCGTGACGCACGGTGCTCCGCTGATGCTGCCGTTCCAGCTTGCATTGCCCGCCTACCAATCGGCGGGCATGCGCCTGGCCGTGCCCTACCTGGGCATTGCGCTGGCCATGCTGGCCGGCACGCTATGGCGGCGGCGCTTCCACCTGCGCGTGCGGCTGCAGGTGCTGGCCGACCTGGCCATGCTCGGCCTGATCTACGAGACCCTGGGCCAGAATGGCCATGCCGACGGGCTGGCCATGATCTTCCTGCTGCCGGCGCTGGAAGCAGGCGCGCTCACCAGCCTGCTGTTCGCGCTGTTTGCCGCCTCGGTCTCGGCGCTGGTGGTCATGGCACACCCGTTCATGCAGACCATCCTGCTGCGCCAGGCCGATGCCGGCCTGCTCGGCTCGGGCCTGTACGGGCTGGTGTTCATGATCGCGGCGCTGCTGATGTACATGCTGGCGTACCGCCAGGTGGCGCAGGAAAGGCTGGCGCTCGCGCGCGAACAGGAACTGCGGCTGCAGCAGCTCGTCAACCGGCTGATGGTCAACGACATGCAGGACGGCGTGATGCTGGTGCGCGCCAACGGCATGGTGGTGGCGGCCAACCCGGCAGCCGTGGTGCTGCTGGGCGTGCAGCCGCACGAACGCGCCTACTCGCGCCGCGCGCGGGAAGGCGAGGGCGACGGGGAGGGCGGCCAGGTCGCGATATTCGACCTGCGCCGCATCCCGCGCCTGCAGCCGCTCATGGAAATGCTGCGCGACTGGCTGCGCCGCAAGGACGACGTGCCGCGCATCCTGCAACTGCTGCCGATCGTCTCGCGTTCCGCGCCGCCGGGCGGCGGTACGCTGCACACGCGGCTGCGGCTGCGTTTCGTGCTGCCGGGCCTGGCCGGACTGCGCAATTCCATCAGCAGTACCTCGACCTTGCCGTCCAGCCTCGACACCGCCGCGTGGAACGAGCTGACGCCAGAGGTCGCGACGCGCCTGCGCCTGGCTATCGCCCAGCAGGAAGCCATGGCCTGGTCCCCCGACGACGAGGCCCTGCTGCGCAGCGAAATGCGCGACACCGTGCTGGTCCATATCGAAAGCTGGGAGCGCATTGCCGAGCAGGTCCAGCAGGAAAAGCTCGCCGCCATGGGCCGGCTGGTGGCCAGCGTCGCCCACCAGATCCGCAACCCGCTGGCCGCCATCAGCCAGGCCAGCGAGCTGCTTGGCGACGGCGCGCGCGTGGGCGACGGCGTCGAATCGGACGTCGATGCACGGCTGCTGCGCATCATCCATGACAACGTGCGGCGGCTGGACCAGGTCGTCTCCGACGTGCTGCAGCTCTCGCGCCGCCCGCGCACGGGCCGCAGCACCGCGCAGCTTGCGCAGGCGTTGCCCGAGATCGTCGACCGCTGGCGCCTGGAAATGCGTTCGCGCCTGCCGCGCGCTGGCGACACGTGCCAGCCGGGCCGCGGCGAGGTCAACCCGAATGCCGTCCGCGTAACGGTCGACGTGGCACAGCCGGTCGTCTTCGACACTTCGCAGCTCCAGCAGGTACTCGGCAACCTGCTCGACAACGCATGGCGTTATTGCAGCCGCCTGCCGGGCGCCATCCGCCTGCTCGCCCACGCGCTGGACCAGCACCATGCCGAGCTGATCGTCTGGAACGATGGCACCGAGATTCCGCGCGAACACCAGCGCAGCCTGTTCGAACCGTTCTTCACCAGCAATGCGCAGGGCACCGGGCTGGGCCTGTTCATGGCGCGCGAGCTGTGCGGCGCCAACGACGCGCAGGTCCGCTACGGCACCATCGCGCTCGACGACCTGCTCGAGCGCACCGGCCTGCTGGCCGCGCCGCGCGATACACTGCCCGCCAAGGCCTTCGTACTGACGCTGCGCATCGACACCGGCGATGCGGCCTCGCCAGACACGAAGATCCACTGA
- a CDS encoding PP0621 family protein, translated as MARILILLAVVLGVIWWLRSRAESRQQQAARTSRSANNASRDDSAEAMVQCAHCGVHLPRSEAIAWHGLHYCRRSHLPDDSGDHA; from the coding sequence ATGGCAAGAATCCTTATCCTGCTGGCCGTGGTGCTGGGGGTCATCTGGTGGCTGCGGTCCCGCGCCGAATCGCGCCAGCAGCAAGCTGCCCGCACATCGCGCTCGGCCAATAACGCCTCCCGCGACGACAGCGCCGAGGCCATGGTCCAGTGCGCCCACTGCGGCGTGCACCTGCCGCGCAGCGAGGCCATTGCCTGGCACGGCCTGCACTACTGCCGGCGCAGCCACCTGCCGGACGACAGCGGCGACCACGCATGA